The following are encoded in a window of Flavobacterium psychrotrophum genomic DNA:
- a CDS encoding glycosyltransferase family 39 protein: MIKSNTQKNYLFLALGALAAGLVIRLSQLNPRGLWLDEIWSMIHSAPGISPREVISNAAHDSHPPLFDLLLHYWLTIFGTSEVVAKILPFLFALVSIYVTWLAAYKITGSKVKAYFALGLVSLNFFHLYYSTEVRFYSLMYLLSALTLLQFWNIVNHSALKSYVWFALWGVLLLYTHYYGAILLFVYGIIALTLALMKEISWQNFGRFVIACIVMLLSFSPWLPYMFAKSNSVSWIEIPTVASFFKFMYDYTGKNPVELALYFFALFIGIRCFKTDKKLAVIAYGVVLLTFIVPLIISLTGKSILYNRYLIITLPVLFIFASHVFTERTEKFPKLNLYLPLLLWVTMAGNILFLNKIFKEGKEPWKEVAVFYKQQVSQKQLPLVSEQNEYIDYYLVKSGAEKSVPYTVMSGLSEFWYLKHKRYTSQNSPDIMGNIYVIEQTQQFSHDFELLKVKRIVK; this comes from the coding sequence ATGATAAAATCCAATACTCAAAAAAATTACTTATTCTTGGCACTTGGTGCGCTTGCTGCCGGTCTGGTAATCCGACTGAGCCAGCTAAACCCAAGAGGTTTGTGGCTTGATGAGATATGGAGTATGATTCACTCAGCTCCCGGAATATCGCCGAGGGAAGTAATTTCAAATGCTGCTCATGACAGCCATCCGCCACTATTTGATTTGTTGCTGCACTACTGGCTCACAATATTCGGAACTTCTGAAGTAGTAGCTAAAATATTACCGTTCCTATTCGCATTGGTTTCTATATATGTAACATGGCTGGCAGCCTATAAAATAACAGGGAGTAAGGTTAAGGCATATTTTGCACTTGGGTTGGTGTCATTAAATTTTTTTCATCTGTATTATAGTACTGAGGTTAGGTTCTACAGTCTTATGTATTTGCTAAGTGCTCTAACTTTATTGCAGTTCTGGAACATCGTTAACCATAGTGCTCTTAAAAGCTATGTGTGGTTTGCACTATGGGGTGTATTGCTTTTGTATACCCATTATTATGGCGCAATACTGTTGTTTGTATACGGTATCATAGCACTGACATTGGCACTGATGAAGGAAATCTCCTGGCAAAACTTTGGTAGGTTTGTTATAGCCTGTATTGTAATGTTACTTTCCTTTTCGCCTTGGTTGCCGTATATGTTTGCCAAGAGCAATTCCGTTTCCTGGATAGAAATACCTACTGTAGCCTCCTTTTTTAAGTTTATGTATGACTATACGGGTAAAAACCCAGTGGAGTTGGCATTGTATTTCTTTGCGCTCTTTATCGGAATTCGTTGTTTTAAAACCGATAAAAAATTGGCGGTTATTGCATATGGAGTTGTGTTGTTAACGTTTATTGTTCCTTTAATAATATCCTTAACAGGTAAATCTATACTATACAATCGTTACCTTATTATAACACTGCCTGTGTTGTTTATATTTGCTTCGCACGTATTTACAGAGCGTACAGAGAAATTTCCGAAACTAAATTTATATCTGCCATTATTGCTATGGGTAACCATGGCTGGAAACATCTTATTCCTTAATAAAATATTTAAAGAAGGTAAAGAGCCATGGAAAGAAGTTGCTGTGTTTTATAAGCAGCAGGTTTCTCAGAAACAATTGCCTTTGGTTTCTGAACAAAATGAATACATAGATTATTACCTTGTGAAATCCGGTGCAGAAAAGAGCGTGCCCTATACTGTAATGAGCGGTCTAAGCGAATTTTGGTACCTCAAACATAAGCGTTATACTTCTCAAAACAGTCCTGATATTATGGGGAATATTTATGTTATAGAGCAAACTCAGCAGTTTTCGCACGATTTTGAGTTGCTTAAAGTGAAGAGGATTGTAAAATGA
- the rsgA gene encoding ribosome small subunit-dependent GTPase A, producing MTGLVYKSTGSWYSVKTEEGTAYECRIKGKFRMKGIKSTNPVAVGDVVDFDLDEASDAVTGVITKIHERKNYIIRKSVNLSHQVHIIASNIDKLFLLVTINNPPTTTSFIDRFLVTAEAYDIEAILVFNKVDTFDEATLDEQLYLQFIYSRIGYKCLRVSSVNEKGIDELRAEMTGNVSMFSGHSGVGKSTLVNTLQPGMDLKTKAISEQHSQGQHTTTFAEMFDLDFGAKIIDTPGIRGFGVVDMEKDELGDYFPEFFALKDQCKFNNCLHKDEPHCAVKEALDNDEIAWSRYRSYLQLLEGEDEHYRTDIYGDGKNNDAKE from the coding sequence ATGACAGGACTTGTGTATAAATCTACGGGCAGCTGGTATTCGGTAAAAACCGAAGAAGGCACTGCGTATGAATGCCGTATTAAAGGCAAATTCCGGATGAAGGGTATTAAAAGTACCAACCCCGTTGCAGTGGGCGATGTAGTAGATTTTGACCTTGATGAAGCTTCGGATGCTGTAACAGGTGTGATTACAAAGATACACGAACGTAAAAATTACATTATCCGTAAGTCGGTTAACCTTAGCCACCAGGTACACATCATTGCCTCAAACATTGATAAGCTGTTTTTGCTGGTTACCATAAACAACCCTCCTACCACTACAAGCTTTATAGACCGTTTCCTGGTTACTGCCGAAGCGTATGACATTGAGGCAATACTTGTTTTTAATAAAGTTGATACTTTTGATGAAGCCACACTTGATGAACAGCTATACCTTCAGTTTATTTATAGCCGCATTGGTTATAAATGCTTGAGAGTATCATCAGTAAATGAAAAGGGTATAGATGAGCTTCGTGCAGAAATGACGGGTAACGTGAGCATGTTTTCGGGTCATTCGGGTGTAGGCAAAAGTACTTTGGTAAACACTTTACAGCCTGGTATGGACTTAAAGACCAAAGCTATTAGCGAGCAACACAGCCAGGGGCAGCACACCACTACTTTTGCAGAGATGTTTGATCTTGACTTTGGCGCTAAAATTATAGATACCCCCGGTATTCGTGGTTTTGGAGTAGTAGATATGGAGAAGGATGAGTTGGGCGATTATTTCCCGGAATTTTTTGCTCTTAAAGACCAATGCAAGTTTAATAACTGCCTGCATAAAGATGAACCACATTGTGCTGTAAAAGAAGCATTAGATAATGATGAAATAGCCTGGAGCCGCTACCGCAGTTACCTGCAACTGTTGGAAGGTGAAGACGAACATTACCGTACCGATATTTATGGCGATGGTAAAAATAACGATGCCAAAGAATAA
- the dtd gene encoding D-aminoacyl-tRNA deacylase: MKAVLQRVTEASVTIEGERVADIKTGLLILVGIEDADTAEDINWLTGKIVKLRIFADDAGVMNCSVQDIAGDIIVVSQFTLHANTKKGNRPSYIKAARPEVAIPLYEAFVMQLESDLGKPVQTGKFGADMKVSLLNDGPVTILIDTKNKE, encoded by the coding sequence ATGAAAGCCGTACTACAACGCGTAACCGAAGCATCTGTAACGATAGAAGGAGAAAGAGTTGCCGATATAAAAACCGGTCTTCTAATACTTGTGGGTATTGAAGATGCCGATACTGCCGAAGATATCAATTGGTTGACAGGCAAAATTGTTAAGCTCCGCATTTTTGCCGATGATGCCGGTGTTATGAACTGTTCTGTACAGGATATTGCCGGCGATATCATAGTTGTAAGCCAGTTTACATTGCATGCCAATACTAAAAAAGGTAACCGCCCCAGTTATATAAAGGCGGCCCGGCCAGAAGTTGCCATACCTCTTTATGAAGCTTTTGTAATGCAGCTCGAATCAGATTTAGGAAAACCCGTACAAACCGGAAAATTTGGTGCAGACATGAAAGTTTCATTATTAAATGATGGTCCTGTAACCATATTAATTGATACAAAAAACAAAGAATAA
- a CDS encoding DUF3857 domain-containing protein: MILRIALFLLALIGLQSHAQQNYNYALIPESLTENANAVVRQERYDIVIASRRSMKTTFLRAVTILNEHGQRYMGTGVYYDKSTAIKSVEAIIYDKNGTQIKKIKRKEFLDHSVSSGTEITDGRTLSLDYTPVAYPFTVVFSYETETSNTAFIPQWSPVEGAFCSTEKEEINITSDPSLGLKYKEYNFGEVILNKQQQATTSSFSAANIPAYRSEDYAPSLDRTKPKILFALEKFHLEGVDGEAASWEAFGSWMYNSLLQGTDELPEATVAKIRSLVGAETDALKKAKIVYKYMQGKTRYVSIQLGIGGWKPMPAKDVDRLGYGDCKALSNYTRALLKAVDVPAYYTIIYAGNGHRSLTSDFVSMQGNHAILAIPYNNQLVWLECTSQSMPFGFQGDFTDNRMALLVKPDKGELVRTHVYDTKGNTQLTTASYNVLPDGALNGSLKRVSNGLQYDDKFSWAALAPDELSKMYKENTFANINNLKLKKTTLTNDDDVQQFTEDIALEAAGYCNSSGGRMIFAVNAFNQNTAIPQRYRTRRLPLNINTGFYDHDEVTINLPDGYTMEAMPQNVTLTDKFGEYKAEFSLLNPTQLLYKRSLTINNGEYAKEDYDKYREFREKIARNDNAKVVLVKK; this comes from the coding sequence ATGATTTTAAGAATTGCTTTGTTTTTACTGGCTCTTATAGGGTTACAGTCTCACGCGCAACAAAATTACAACTACGCCTTAATTCCCGAAAGCCTTACCGAAAATGCCAATGCTGTAGTAAGGCAGGAGCGTTATGATATTGTAATTGCATCGAGACGCAGCATGAAAACTACTTTTTTAAGAGCCGTAACCATACTTAATGAGCATGGCCAGCGCTATATGGGCACCGGTGTTTATTATGACAAATCGACTGCTATAAAATCTGTTGAGGCCATTATTTATGATAAAAATGGTACACAGATAAAAAAGATAAAGCGCAAAGAATTTCTGGATCACTCGGTTTCATCGGGTACAGAAATTACAGATGGACGTACGCTTAGCCTAGATTATACCCCGGTAGCATATCCGTTTACGGTAGTGTTTTCTTATGAAACAGAAACAAGCAATACCGCTTTTATTCCGCAATGGTCGCCGGTAGAGGGAGCGTTTTGCAGCACAGAAAAAGAAGAAATTAATATTACTTCAGATCCGTCATTAGGGCTTAAATATAAAGAATACAACTTTGGCGAAGTTATACTTAATAAACAGCAGCAGGCTACTACCTCAAGCTTTAGTGCGGCTAACATTCCGGCATATCGTTCAGAAGACTATGCGCCGTCTTTAGACAGGACAAAACCAAAAATTCTTTTTGCGCTTGAGAAGTTCCACCTGGAAGGTGTAGATGGCGAAGCGGCTTCATGGGAAGCCTTTGGTTCGTGGATGTACAATAGTCTTCTACAGGGAACAGATGAGCTTCCGGAAGCAACAGTAGCTAAAATACGGAGCCTTGTAGGCGCTGAGACAGATGCTCTTAAAAAAGCTAAGATAGTGTATAAGTATATGCAGGGTAAAACCCGTTATGTAAGTATTCAGCTTGGTATAGGCGGCTGGAAGCCCATGCCTGCAAAAGATGTGGATCGGCTGGGGTATGGCGATTGTAAAGCGCTGAGCAATTACACCCGTGCCTTGCTAAAGGCTGTAGATGTACCCGCTTATTATACCATAATTTATGCCGGTAACGGGCACAGGAGCCTTACATCCGATTTTGTGAGCATGCAGGGTAACCATGCCATACTTGCTATACCATATAATAATCAGCTTGTTTGGCTGGAGTGTACCAGCCAGAGTATGCCATTTGGGTTTCAGGGCGATTTTACTGATAACCGTATGGCACTGCTTGTAAAACCGGACAAAGGCGAACTGGTGCGTACCCATGTTTATGATACTAAGGGTAATACACAGCTAACTACAGCCAGTTATAATGTTTTACCAGATGGTGCCTTAAATGGTAGCCTTAAGCGTGTAAGCAACGGTTTACAGTATGATGATAAATTTAGTTGGGCAGCACTTGCTCCAGATGAGCTTTCTAAAATGTATAAAGAGAATACGTTTGCTAACATCAATAATCTTAAGCTAAAGAAAACTACACTTACTAATGACGATGATGTACAGCAGTTTACAGAAGATATTGCTCTAGAAGCCGCCGGATATTGTAACAGCAGCGGTGGCCGTATGATTTTTGCAGTGAATGCCTTTAATCAAAATACTGCTATACCGCAGCGTTACCGCACACGACGGTTGCCACTTAATATTAACACCGGTTTTTATGACCACGATGAGGTAACCATAAACCTGCCTGATGGTTACACTATGGAGGCCATGCCACAAAATGTTACCCTTACAGATAAGTTTGGTGAATACAAGGCAGAATTTTCTCTGCTTAATCCTACACAATTGCTTTACAAGCGTTCGCTTACCATAAATAATGGCGAATATGCAAAAGAAGACTACGATAAGTATCGTGAATTTCGTGAAAAAATAGCGCGCAATGATAATGCTAAGGTAGTACTCGTTAAAAAATAA